The Sorangiineae bacterium MSr11367 genome window below encodes:
- a CDS encoding acyl-CoA dehydrogenase, with amino-acid sequence MNVQSQTSRLEELFGDPRDIENPLGFAQIVAADERGELLAAGERALDEWNFNAEFVPVALGGRLHALDDLTRRIRTVFRRDAALALGYGVTSLMAAVNIWASGSASQQQQAAKLLLARQRIAVGYHELEHGNDFLSNELRARPDGTMFRLDGHKQVINNCERAAAIVLFARTNEAPGARSHSLLFVDTRELARDQVRLLPRYRTSAMRGCKLGGIEFTDCAVPRDNLLGREGSGVQTALRSFQVTRAVLPGMALGILDTGLRTVTTFAAERRLYSTQVSELPHARNALARVFVDLLIADCFARSVTRGLHLFPEQASAWAASVKYLVPLMMEQAMNDLSIILGARFYLREGAHAIFGKHYRDVPVISLGHAGATACLLTILPQLFDMACRGWKAAEAPTALFDHGEVLPPLDFSRLRIAGLDQDALGSMLLAAAEDDYSRHGEEAVGPMIRNLASELRQLAEAARHLGPADRSVEASAAAFGIAERYPLLLAASACIQTWRHHRAHAPGHWLAGTDWIRAALTRLTHRIAGHSTALPKELVEPLFAELRDRVEHNRSCCLDGEPLKG; translated from the coding sequence ATGAATGTTCAATCCCAGACAAGCAGGCTCGAAGAGCTGTTCGGCGACCCGCGCGATATCGAGAACCCATTGGGGTTTGCCCAGATCGTGGCGGCGGACGAGCGCGGCGAGCTTTTGGCGGCGGGCGAACGGGCATTGGATGAATGGAACTTCAATGCCGAATTCGTGCCGGTTGCACTGGGCGGGCGGTTGCACGCCCTGGATGATCTGACACGAAGGATACGCACGGTATTCCGCAGGGACGCCGCACTCGCCCTCGGATACGGCGTCACGTCGCTGATGGCGGCCGTCAACATCTGGGCATCGGGGTCCGCCAGCCAGCAGCAGCAGGCAGCCAAGTTGCTATTGGCCCGCCAGCGCATTGCCGTTGGCTATCACGAGCTCGAGCACGGCAACGACTTCCTCAGCAATGAGCTTCGAGCACGCCCCGACGGGACGATGTTCCGACTCGACGGGCACAAGCAGGTCATCAACAACTGCGAGCGCGCAGCCGCGATCGTTCTCTTCGCCCGCACCAACGAGGCCCCCGGTGCACGCAGCCATTCGCTGCTGTTCGTGGACACCCGCGAACTCGCTCGAGACCAGGTTCGCCTGCTTCCCCGGTATCGAACCTCGGCGATGCGCGGCTGCAAGCTGGGCGGGATCGAGTTCACCGATTGCGCGGTACCTCGTGACAATCTGCTCGGCAGAGAAGGGTCCGGCGTACAGACGGCATTGCGATCCTTTCAGGTCACCCGGGCGGTGCTACCTGGCATGGCGCTGGGAATCTTGGACACGGGACTGCGCACGGTCACGACATTCGCAGCCGAACGCAGATTGTACTCGACCCAGGTGAGCGAGCTGCCCCACGCGCGGAACGCGCTGGCACGGGTATTCGTGGATCTGCTGATAGCCGATTGCTTCGCGCGATCGGTGACGCGTGGGCTGCACTTGTTTCCCGAACAGGCCAGCGCGTGGGCGGCGTCGGTGAAATACCTCGTACCGTTGATGATGGAACAGGCCATGAACGATCTGTCGATCATTCTCGGCGCTCGTTTCTATTTGCGCGAAGGCGCGCATGCCATCTTCGGCAAACACTACCGCGACGTGCCCGTGATCAGCCTTGGACACGCCGGGGCGACGGCGTGCCTGCTCACCATCTTGCCGCAATTGTTCGATATGGCGTGTCGCGGCTGGAAAGCCGCAGAGGCCCCCACCGCACTGTTCGACCATGGCGAAGTGCTGCCGCCGCTCGACTTCTCTCGACTTCGCATCGCGGGGCTCGACCAAGATGCGTTGGGCTCGATGCTCCTCGCCGCCGCCGAAGACGACTACTCGCGTCACGGCGAGGAAGCCGTCGGCCCGATGATCCGCAATCTGGCCAGTGAACTACGCCAATTGGCCGAAGCCGCCCGCCATCTGGGGCCAGCCGACCGCAGTGTGGAGGCCAGTGCGGCCGCTTTTGGAATCGCAGAACGCTACCCACTGCTGTTGGCCGCAAGCGCGTGCATCCAGACCTGGCGCCACCATCGAGCCCATGCCCCAGGCCACTGGCTCGCGGGGACCGACTGGATACGGGCAGCATTGACCAGGCTCACGCACCGCATCGCAGGTCACAGCACCGCGCTGCCCAAGGAGCTCGTCGAGCCCCTCTTCGCCGAGCTCCGAGATCGGGTAGAGCACAATCGCTCGTGCTGCCTCGATGGCGAACCATTGAAGGGATGA